One Microbacterium sp. No. 7 genomic window carries:
- a CDS encoding lipopolysaccharide biosynthesis protein, with product MKPEKPAAQKSLSSTAARGGVITLGSQGVRVALQLAGTVVLARLLGPEDFGLIAMVLVFVGLGEVIRDFGLSNAAIQAKALSVPERNALFWLNTAIGASLAVLLFALAVPISALFGQPALVPLVHGLAPVLLLNGMATQYQANLTREMRYLAITAADLISLAAGLVVGITAAATGVGVFALVLQQLTNAVLGLVIVMILGRWLPRLPRRDVSIRPFVRYGWNLFWAEMLIYSSKNVDTVVLGVTTTPAALGLYNRAYQLLMVPVMQINAPLKRVALPTLSRLQDDPPRYAAYLLRAQKILVLAVLFILGFAASQALPLIGLVLGADWTGAVPIFQLLAIGGAFHVVTYAVTWVFLSRAITGAYFRYTLVMRSVMIGLVLVGSLWGVLGVAAGYSLALAVQWPVALLWTRRVEGVPTRQMFGTGLRFLLIVAASAAPGLVISTWLQPWHPLVNLLVGTAIMLAVAALLFVLWPQARRDLRDVIDGVARIRGARGSRGGAPKKQATTAQTPHAPEPTDTASESELAKERTTP from the coding sequence GTGAAACCCGAAAAGCCTGCCGCGCAGAAGTCGCTGTCGTCGACGGCGGCACGCGGCGGCGTGATCACGCTCGGCTCGCAGGGCGTGCGCGTCGCGCTGCAGCTGGCCGGCACGGTCGTGCTCGCCCGGCTGCTGGGCCCCGAGGACTTCGGCCTCATCGCGATGGTGCTCGTCTTCGTGGGGCTCGGCGAGGTGATCCGCGACTTCGGCCTGTCGAACGCGGCGATCCAGGCGAAGGCCCTGAGCGTGCCCGAGCGGAACGCGCTGTTCTGGCTCAACACGGCGATCGGCGCGAGCCTCGCCGTGCTGCTCTTCGCGCTCGCCGTGCCCATCTCGGCGCTCTTCGGGCAGCCGGCGCTCGTGCCGCTCGTGCACGGGCTCGCGCCCGTGCTGCTGCTCAACGGCATGGCGACCCAGTACCAGGCGAACCTCACGCGCGAGATGCGCTACCTCGCCATCACGGCGGCCGATCTCATCAGTCTCGCCGCGGGCCTCGTGGTCGGCATCACGGCCGCGGCGACGGGCGTCGGCGTCTTCGCCCTCGTGCTGCAGCAGCTCACCAACGCCGTGCTCGGGCTCGTCATCGTGATGATCCTCGGCCGGTGGCTGCCGCGGCTGCCGCGACGCGACGTCTCCATCCGCCCGTTCGTGCGCTACGGCTGGAACCTGTTCTGGGCCGAGATGCTCATCTACTCGAGCAAGAACGTCGACACCGTCGTGCTCGGCGTGACCACGACGCCCGCCGCGCTCGGCCTCTACAACCGCGCCTACCAGCTGCTGATGGTGCCGGTCATGCAGATCAACGCGCCGCTCAAGCGCGTCGCCCTGCCGACGCTGTCGCGGCTGCAGGACGACCCGCCCCGCTACGCGGCCTATCTCCTGCGCGCGCAGAAGATCCTCGTGCTCGCCGTGCTGTTCATCCTCGGCTTCGCGGCCTCGCAGGCGCTGCCGCTCATCGGCCTCGTGCTCGGGGCCGACTGGACCGGCGCCGTGCCGATCTTCCAGCTCCTCGCGATCGGCGGCGCGTTCCACGTCGTCACCTACGCCGTCACGTGGGTCTTCCTCTCGCGCGCCATCACGGGCGCCTACTTCCGCTACACGCTCGTGATGCGGAGCGTGATGATCGGCCTCGTGCTCGTCGGCAGCCTGTGGGGCGTGCTCGGCGTCGCCGCGGGATACTCGCTCGCGCTCGCCGTTCAGTGGCCGGTCGCCCTGCTCTGGACCCGCCGCGTGGAGGGCGTGCCCACGCGGCAGATGTTCGGCACCGGCCTGCGCTTCCTGCTCATCGTCGCCGCCTCCGCGGCGCCGGGCCTCGTCATCTCGACGTGGCTGCAGCCCTGGCATCCGCTCGTGAACCTGCTCGTCGGCACCGCGATCATGCTCGCCGTCGCTGCCCTCCTCTTCGTGCTGTGGCCGCAGGCCCGCCGCGACCTCCGCGACGTGATCGACGGCGTCGCCCGCATCCGCGGGGCGCGGGGATCGCGCGGCGGGGCGCCGAAGAAGCAGGCCACGACCGCTCAGACGCCGCACGCGCCCGAGCCCACAGACACGGCATCAGAATCCGAGCTGGCGAAGGAGCGAACGACACCATGA
- a CDS encoding glycosyltransferase has protein sequence MTRSVAIIGTRGYPSYYGGFETAVRKLAPYLVDHGWDVTVYGRDGATRDDDPTRDPRVRTVTTRGTDTKSLSTLSYGFTSVFHAARRRPDVALVMNVANGFWLPILKARGIPTVVNVDGIEWDRAKWGRLAKAVFHTGARFTARFGTSMVYDSTVIAARWKDEFGLDGDFIPYGGDVPPALPVEPGLAHRGYVLVVARFVPENTIPEFIAAAEQIAEEHDVVIVGSSGYGGELDEAVEALAAARPRVRWLGHISDDQRLLALWQHAGAYFHGHSVGGTNPALVQAMAAGAPVVARDTLYNREVLSDDGAVFVQPEPASIAAGVTRLISDPALQERLTAVTRARATETYSWESVCAGYDAALTREMRGAATEMRREKKTA, from the coding sequence ATGACGAGATCTGTCGCGATCATCGGCACCCGAGGGTATCCCTCGTACTACGGCGGGTTCGAGACGGCGGTGCGCAAGCTCGCCCCGTACCTCGTCGACCACGGATGGGACGTCACCGTGTACGGCCGCGACGGCGCGACGCGCGACGACGACCCGACCCGCGACCCGCGCGTGCGCACCGTGACGACGCGCGGCACCGACACGAAGTCGCTCAGCACCCTCTCCTACGGGTTCACGTCGGTCTTCCACGCCGCCCGGCGCCGGCCCGACGTCGCGCTCGTGATGAACGTCGCGAACGGGTTCTGGCTGCCGATCCTCAAGGCCCGCGGCATCCCCACCGTCGTCAACGTCGACGGCATCGAATGGGACCGCGCCAAGTGGGGCCGGCTCGCCAAGGCCGTGTTCCACACGGGCGCCCGCTTCACCGCGCGCTTCGGCACGAGCATGGTCTACGACTCGACCGTCATCGCCGCCCGATGGAAGGACGAGTTCGGCCTCGACGGCGACTTCATCCCCTACGGCGGCGATGTGCCGCCCGCGCTCCCCGTGGAGCCGGGGCTGGCGCACCGCGGCTACGTGCTCGTCGTGGCCCGCTTCGTGCCGGAGAACACGATCCCCGAGTTCATCGCCGCGGCCGAACAGATCGCCGAGGAGCACGACGTCGTGATCGTCGGATCGAGCGGCTACGGCGGCGAGCTCGACGAGGCCGTCGAGGCGCTCGCCGCCGCGCGCCCGCGCGTGCGCTGGCTCGGCCACATCAGCGACGACCAGCGCCTGCTCGCCCTGTGGCAGCACGCGGGCGCCTACTTCCACGGCCACTCCGTCGGCGGCACGAACCCGGCGCTCGTGCAGGCGATGGCTGCCGGCGCGCCGGTCGTCGCCCGCGACACCCTGTACAACCGCGAGGTGCTCAGCGACGACGGCGCCGTGTTCGTGCAGCCCGAGCCGGCGTCGATCGCCGCGGGGGTCACGAGGCTCATCTCCGACCCGGCGCTGCAGGAGCGGCTGACCGCCGTGACACGGGCGCGCGCGACCGAGACCTACTCGTGGGAGTCGGTGTGCGCGGGCTACGACGCGGCGCTCACGCGGGAGATGCGGGGAGCGGCCACCGAGATGCGACGAGAGAAGAAGACGGCATGA